A stretch of Myxococcus hansupus DNA encodes these proteins:
- a CDS encoding ammonium transporter, with protein MKKWLAVALLVGVGVAGLLVKPAEQVVRGEPINTADTAWILTATALVLLMTPGLSFFYGGMVRLKNVVSTLLQSFIAMAVISLLWVVVGFSLSFGDSFHGFIGDPRTFFMFSGVGGETHPDLAPTIPLMLFALFQLKFAIITPALITGAFAERVRFKAYLLFMVLFTLIIYAPLAHWTWHPQGFLRNWGVLDFAGGTVVHMSAGFAALAGALVLGRRQVHVENAAHTPANIPFVMLGTGMLWFGWFGFNAGSAMSASSLATLAFATTNTASAAAMLGWMAFDWLRGRKPSAMGACIGAVVGLVAVTPAAGFITVGQSIVVGLVASFVSNAAVHFKNRTSLDDTLDVFPCHGLGGVVGMVLTGVLAKDVGLIHGETRTFTMHMLALVLVSVFSFVGSYLLYKLVDRIVPLRVTREHEDEGLDLSQHGETVGESVIAPVPQPARTATTAVATEPARADNVPQPA; from the coding sequence ATGAAGAAGTGGTTGGCGGTGGCCCTTCTGGTGGGTGTGGGTGTGGCGGGGTTGCTGGTGAAGCCCGCGGAGCAGGTGGTGCGGGGGGAGCCCATCAACACGGCGGACACGGCGTGGATCCTCACGGCCACGGCGCTGGTGCTGCTGATGACGCCCGGGTTGTCCTTCTTCTACGGCGGCATGGTGCGGCTGAAGAACGTGGTGTCCACGTTGCTGCAGAGCTTCATCGCCATGGCGGTCATCAGCCTGCTCTGGGTGGTGGTGGGCTTCAGCCTGAGCTTCGGTGACAGCTTCCACGGCTTCATCGGCGACCCGCGGACCTTCTTCATGTTCAGCGGCGTGGGTGGCGAGACGCATCCGGACCTGGCGCCCACCATTCCCCTGATGCTGTTCGCGCTGTTCCAGCTCAAGTTCGCCATCATCACCCCGGCGCTCATCACCGGCGCGTTCGCGGAGCGCGTGCGCTTCAAGGCGTACCTGCTCTTCATGGTGCTCTTCACGCTCATCATCTACGCGCCGCTGGCGCACTGGACGTGGCACCCGCAGGGCTTCCTGCGCAATTGGGGCGTGCTCGACTTCGCGGGCGGCACGGTGGTGCACATGTCCGCGGGCTTCGCGGCGCTGGCCGGCGCGCTGGTGCTGGGCCGCCGCCAGGTGCACGTGGAGAACGCGGCGCACACGCCCGCCAACATCCCCTTCGTCATGCTGGGCACGGGCATGCTGTGGTTCGGCTGGTTTGGCTTCAACGCGGGCTCGGCGATGTCGGCCTCGTCGCTGGCGACGCTGGCCTTCGCCACGACCAACACCGCGTCCGCCGCGGCGATGCTGGGGTGGATGGCCTTCGACTGGCTGCGCGGCCGCAAGCCCAGCGCGATGGGCGCCTGCATCGGCGCGGTGGTGGGCCTGGTGGCGGTGACGCCCGCGGCCGGCTTCATCACCGTGGGCCAGAGCATCGTCGTGGGCCTCGTCGCCAGCTTCGTGAGCAACGCGGCGGTTCACTTCAAGAACCGCACGTCCCTCGACGACACGCTGGACGTCTTTCCCTGCCACGGCCTGGGCGGCGTGGTGGGCATGGTGCTGACGGGCGTGCTGGCCAAGGACGTGGGCCTCATCCACGGCGAGACGCGCACCTTCACCATGCACATGCTCGCGCTGGTGCTGGTGTCGGTGTTCTCCTTCGTGGGTTCGTACCTGCTCTACAAGCTGGTGGACCGCATCGTCCCGCTGCGCGTCACCCGCGAGCACGAGGACGAGGGCCTGGACCTGAGCCAGCACGGAGAGACGGTGGGCGAGTCGGTCATCGCGCCCGTGCCGCAGCCCGCGCGCACCGCGACGACGGCCGTCGCCACCGAGCCCGCGCGGGCGGACAACGTGCCGCAGCCGGCCTGA
- a CDS encoding GNAT family N-acetyltransferase: MPKAKTPNPPDSLEVRVRRIHRRDLNRTWEFLKLVFRDVNRETVEYQRPRSKRRFLEVYTSEWIEQLLYEVDGSIVGYSECAFEATGDDNWVNPRWFEKRGMRPLFVEELAVHPDYQGRGVGSFMLDQLQHLARTRGCTHLVLEVAENNESALAWYRTRSFYKLDAAIFLAQKVPGEPDLLPPRRLKRRQKATAETGAPTTGPMPEVVTVKVGAARKSRSTAARKKSG, translated from the coding sequence ATGCCGAAGGCCAAGACTCCCAACCCCCCGGACTCACTCGAAGTCCGAGTCCGCCGCATCCACCGGCGCGACCTGAACCGGACCTGGGAGTTCCTCAAGCTCGTCTTCCGCGACGTGAATCGCGAGACGGTGGAGTACCAACGGCCCCGTTCGAAGCGGCGCTTCCTGGAAGTTTACACCTCCGAGTGGATTGAACAGCTCCTCTACGAGGTGGATGGGAGCATCGTCGGATACTCCGAGTGCGCCTTCGAGGCCACCGGAGACGACAACTGGGTGAACCCGCGCTGGTTCGAGAAGCGGGGCATGCGGCCGCTCTTCGTGGAGGAGCTGGCCGTCCATCCGGACTACCAGGGCCGAGGCGTGGGCAGCTTCATGCTCGATCAGCTCCAGCACCTGGCCAGGACGCGGGGCTGCACGCACCTCGTGCTGGAGGTGGCGGAGAACAACGAGTCCGCGCTGGCGTGGTACCGGACGCGCAGCTTCTACAAGCTGGACGCGGCCATCTTCCTGGCCCAGAAGGTGCCCGGTGAGCCGGACCTGCTGCCGCCGCGCCGCCTCAAGCGCCGGCAGAAGGCCACCGCGGAGACGGGCGCGCCCACGACGGGGCCCATGCCCGAGGTCGTCACCGTGAAGGTGGGGGCCGCGCGCAAGAGCCGGTCGACGGCCGCGCGGAAGAAGAGCGGTTGA